Sequence from the Myotis daubentonii chromosome 20, mMyoDau2.1, whole genome shotgun sequence genome:
gtttCTACAGACAGCAAACTACAATGTGATGTCTGTTCAGTTATTACTCTACTTATTCTGCAAACGGCAGCTTCAAAAAACGTTTTACAGCAAGGAGCATTTCCATATGTTACTTCTGGTAGcattccatatatttttttaaacacactgATCCTATGTAGCTGGTTTCAAGAGTGTCAATTATGATTTTAGTAATCACTTACTTGAGCACAATATTGATTCAAACAGGCATAATCTATTCTTCATAATGAAATGTTTATTCCTATTTCCAACACTCTATGCAGAGTTTACCGATTTTCAGAGTTGCGGTGTGGATTCAAGGGTTTATCTATGGAAGTGCTCGGTGCAGGGCCCAGCATGTAGTAAGCTCCAACATATACTGCTCTTATTATTAAGTGAGCCAGCCCATTTATAAGAGGAAAATTAGCTAATGCCCCCAGAGAATAATCAAAAGATAAACCTACAGGTGTATGCATCCACTATATCCCAAGTCTATGTACATATGAAACGGTTTCAAATACTACAAACTATTGTTAAGATCATACTGAATCTGTTGTTCTGTTCAGTTTTTGCTCTGGCCTCTGGCATAAAGCAACACATATCCTGTGTATCTGAAAATCACATAATAGCAAGGTACACTACCCAGGTAACCCAAGCATTTTACAAAGAAGTGGAGTGACCAGTGTAATTCGGGACAACCCTCCCTTAGGTTCAAAGTTTCTCTCGACACCATGCAACATCTGATTTCTTCAAAAACCTTTTTGTTCTGGCTCCCCTCGCACAGAAACATACGAGCTATTGCCAAGTTCTGCCCTGGAAGTGAAAAACCCATTAGAAAGGAACTCGTCAAAACCACTGAAAGTTTACAGATACAGAAGAGGTGCAGGGCCGCCAGAGCAGAAATCTGTAAGTGATCTCAATATCCTGCAAACActgatttttagtaaattataGATTCGATCGTCAGGGGTTGGGTATAAACATTTTCTAACCTTTAAGTCTAAGTGACTTTTTTCCCAGCGGAAAGGTAACTAACTCAGACCCTAAATCTGTGCTACAATGAACAGAATGGTGAAGGGAAAACTGCCTGTGAAAACAGACGCCTGTCATTCTGCTGGTATCGATTAAAAGGCAGGAAAATAAGTTTTTTGTAAAGAGAGAAAACATACCCATGACCACGTGATCCTGGCCTATACGATATTAACCTGTAATTTATTATTACCCAGAGTGTGGGGgggaaaaccaaaaaaaacaaaacaaaaagacccaACCCTTAAATACACTCTTCAGAGGCAGAATCAAGCTTCCCCATGTTGTCCTGGTTAAGAAGAAATGTGGAAACAAAGCATGAAGCCTCGGGATATTAAAAATCTAACAGCTACTGAAGGCCGATTCCCTCTGAATGGACTACATTATTCTACAGGCTTCGGAGAGATCATTTCAAGAAATGTGGACGGAAGTCCATGGCTTATCTCGTCCACTAGGCGAGTGGCTCCCATGCACCGGGGGCGATGCATTTAGGAGACGGAGCACCCCGtgtccttctgaggtttgatgtcTGGTTCTTTCACGGGCCTCACGTCTTCCGGTTTGGGTTTGGTCTAGGGAGAAAGAACAATACGACGTAAGAACAGAAGCGGAGATTCGGAAAACGAACACTAGACCCTTTCCACTTCCAACTTTTAAAAGACGCGACATTAAATTCTCCAACAGCAGAGGAGCGAAGCTGTTCCAGTAGCTACATATCAGTTCGACTGAAGACAGGATGGGAAAGCACATCAGTGGGGATGGGAACCCCGCAAAGGTCAGGCTCCTGCTCCTCCTACGCTGTCTGAGGAGGAGACCGAGGATCAACATGCAGGAGGAGCCTCTGTTTGGGAATCACTCGTGACAGTGACAGGCACTATTCTGGAGGCGGGACGGGATAGGAAGACAGTTCTTTTAAGGCACAATAGCTTTAGCACGAGTGGGGAATTATTTAAAAACCACCCCATTTCAAAGGAGAATTAATTCCCACTTCCTTTTTTTCACAGAGCCCTCTCTCTTTTGGAAGTCAAACCTCAACACTTCTACTTCATCTACCCTTCGGTTGAGTACAGCAGGGACTTAGATAGACGTGAATACAAGCAGTCTTATTTGACCGGTGGGTGACTCCACGCAATGTTGAAATCAGGTCAAGTTTTCAGTTACCCTGCCTGACGCTACACAGAAACAGAGAGCATCGCTAGAGCAATAGACATGGGCGAGCCATCCTCCTCAGAGGtgctctcccactctcttcccacAGGAGGCTCAGAcaaattggaaagaagacaatgtgTTGAAAACAAGGCCAGTAGATTTGGTGGAAAATCAGGAGACAATGAAGGCCTCGAGGTCTGTCTCTGAGAGAGTCCTAGAACACATTTCACCAAGCACTGCAGTTAGCTAATTTCACATTTGGACAAATATATATCTACTTGTGCAGAGAACAATATCAAATGCTAACCCTGAATTCTTTTTAAACGTTTGtgaatgagccctggccggtttggtttagtggttagagcatcggcccgtggaccaaagggtgtcgggttcgattcctggtcaagggcacgtatacCTCAATTACAGGTCCTGCAGCCCTGGCAGGGGTGCACGCAAGAGGCAACCCACTGATGTTatctgtctcacatcgatgtttttctctctctcccccctcctccctccctcccactctctaaaagtcCTCGGGTGGGGATTACAAAACATCTGTGAGGGAACGGAAAACCCAGTCTCTTACACTGTCGTCCTTGGGCCTTTTGGTGAGGTCAAATGCAGCCAGCGTGTCTGGGGTCCAGTGCGCACTTGTAGGAGGAAATTCGAAAGGCACGGGCTCCACCAGGCCGTAATTTGCTTTGAGTTCCAGCTGTGGGGCTTCTGTTGGAATTTTTTGAAAGTAACTGCAAAAAGCCATTGACACAgcgatttattcattcattcattcattcattaactaTTTGAGTACCTATTATGTTCAGGGCCCTGTGCAACCTGCCTCATGTAGCTTATAGATGGGTTGGTGAGACAGTCAAGAAAACTTGTCGACGACGACGCAGTGTGACTGAAGCTATGACGACAGAGTGCCATGGGAGCACAAGAGAGGGCGATTAACCCAGGTCGGGCTTGGGGATGCTTTCCGAGGGGAGTGATGAGGTGACACGAGGCGTGTTCAAGGGAGTGAAGGCGCTCAGGTGACCAGGTGCAGGAACaggggagggatggaaggagacCAAAGCAGGGACAACTTGGGGTTAACTTCGCAGCCTGCTGTTGAAAAGCTGTTTGTTCCTAATATATTTGCTATTGGACCTTTATTTAGAATGCTGAAAAGAAACCTGATAGAAATGAACGTCacaaaaaaatgtacaaaaccCACGTGAAAGACTGAGAGGCAAAAAGAGAGATCTCGCTAAATGAGGAGACGTCACTATTTCTGAGTGGAAAGGCACCAAAGTGATGAGGACTGTGGCTTTATCTTCTTTGCACTTCACTCTAGGTTTTCCACATTGAGCACATTATTTCCCTATTTCCAATTaactcataatttttaaaaagtatgggaactttaaatatctttaaaagttGTATCTACCAACCTACAGTTCAAACAATGCTGATTTAATAACAAAACTGAGGCAGTAGTATAGGTGGCTAAAACCAGAGTGAGATGAATATGGAAAGGGAGTTGTGAGGATATATATAACTCATGGAGAGAGAATGGCAGCGAAACAGAAAATCAGGACCGTATAAGGGGCTATTACATTAACTGAAAATTcatgtttacattttgaaatctGCTTTTATACATCGTCATCAGAAGCAGAATAAGCGTTAAGACAACacaagtagccgaaaccggtttggctcagtggatagagcgtcggcctgcagactgaaaggtcccaggttcgattccggtcaagggcatgtacctgggttgcgggctcatccccagtaggagatgtgcaggaggcagctgatcgatgtctctctctcatcgatgtttctaactctctatctctctcccttcctctctgtaaaaaatcaataaaatatattaaaaaaaaaaaaaagacaacacaagTAAACTTTAGTACCAATTTAAAGAGAAGATTAAAGTTAATCTTAATTGCAAACTGACATAAAATCTTTGGAAACAGATCAATGCATACAGTTCACCCTCCTCATCTGCGGATCCCCAACTATGGGTGGAAGTTACAGGTATTTACCAAAAAAACCTGCCTGTGAGTGGATCCAAGCTGTTCACACCTGTGCTGTTCAAGTGTCAACGGCCTACTAGCATTAATATTACTAAGAGACTGCGAAGCTGTACTCACATAAATCCATTttctctctgacatttctctaGGGTGTTCTTCACAAGGTTTCCAAGTTTCCTGAAGAACAAGTGTTCCGAAGGCTTGACTGTTGGTCCAGGTCCTTTGGTTTCTCCGTATTCTTTGCATAACGCTTCTGCCTTTGCAAAGGCTTGTGTGAAAGGGATAGAAAGTCATTTGATGTGAAATCACTATTGATTATTCACACTAAAAGCGCTTGAAATCAGAGAAGGCGGGCAATGCTGCAGCAACACCAGCATCAGTGCAAGGGGAAGCTGGGTCCTCTCTAGAGAGTCCAGGTTTCTGAAacgttttttcttttctcccattcCCATCCCCGTTCATGAACTCAGCCAAAGTCTCTTTTAACTGCCCCTCCCCTTTAGGATAAAACATGTGTTTTTAAGAAGGGAGTTAACAATCTGATGGGAATACTCACATTTTTCTGCTTCTTGGAGAGACCTGATCGCCTCACCACATTTATCACTAGCCAACAAAGTCTGACCGTGGTAACAGTAAGCCTGATAAAAGACACAAATGTTCATTCATTTTCTCCACAAATGATGCTTTCCACTGCCGTTGTCTTATACATGCACCAGATAAATCATTGCCTTTGTCCACTGTTTGAAGTTTCAATGCAACTCCttacatttatttacttgaataagCGTTCCCCCATCTCTGTTAGTATCAAAAGTGGAATTACATCAAACCTTTGAGCCAAACTAGTCTTTTAAACATGGGCTGAGAGCAAAAAGCATTTGCTGAAACCTGTTTCTAAAACTAGGGCATTGTGGGTAAAGGAGGGACAGCACTGTGCTAATGGAGAGGCAGTGGGAGGGAGGACTTAAATTAGGACTAAACCGGTTTGAAGCACGAAGTCGGATATGCTCACTCTTAAATGTCTACATCAGTATAAGGATAGCACACACGTGGCTTATGCAGCATGCTTGAAAACAGGTGATAAGgcataagaaatgaaaatatctacCTAGATCTGAaaaagggtttgttttttttttaatctgttctttgatttcagagagaggtaggaagagaaacatcaatctgttgcgtcccgccccaactggggatcgaacctgcaacctaggtatgtgccctgaccgggaatctaacccaccacctttcagtgtatgggatgacacccCCATCAACTGAGCCTCAATGGCCAGGGCAATGTTTGGTGGGTAGAAGAGACAAAAAGGTCACTTCCCAACGAGTGCTTATTAATAGTTCTTCACCAGAGAAGGTGAAATATGCACGGTATGTCTTAAGATTAGAATTAGTAAGTATCTTTCTACAGGGTGAAATGAGAGAATTCTTAAGTATGCAGAAGCATCCAGCTTAAAAGTGGGTTTCAGTGGAACAGCAACTCCACTGCTGGAACCCAGTTCCGAGTTCTCCATCATCTCTCTCCACCCACCTTAGTTCACCTTGGTGGTTGCACCTACTGCGGGTGACCATCTACTGAGAACGTCCATTGTTTGTAAAACGCTAATGAAGGGTCGGTAGAGATGGCACACCTGGCACTCCAGGGGCGGGGAAGACCGTAGTTTATTGTTTCCGGGTTACACGTACTTACATAAGCCGTGTAGAAGCACATTTTCAAGAGAAGGTATTTTCTCCATTTAGCAGAGTATGCAGGCTCCAAACTGGATAAAGTATGATctaaagttacattttaaaaagcaaaatatcatTTCACCCTGATTCACTAGACGACTTTTAGTTCAAGTGTTCAGATGCTAAAAGCAGAATGACATTCAAGTCTAAAACTCAAgcatttacacatttttaaaaacctggctTTATTTCAAGTGATTTCTTTTTCCCAATAACTACATAATAAGATTGGTTAAGTACCAGGGCCCTTCTTTGATTTGATGGTTAATGTAATTTAGGTTTAacataatgataaaaatagatCTAACTAAGAACTTCAAGGTAAGTATGATTTATACTATTacattatctattttttaaaagttatatagcAATGCAGAGTAGTCTATAGTCACCCAAGTCAGAAGCATGAAGGACACACTCATTCACAGCCCCATCCCTGAATCTCATATGAAATACACACATTCACGCATCTCTCAaatctatttcttctttcctatTTCCTACTTTGCTATCATTGTCAAAGTGTTCATCATTTTCTCTTACATTATAACCATTCCCCCTAAGCATGCCCATTTCTCATCTTACAACCATAGGGaccttttaaaaactcaaatgcaATCAAGTCAAGTTTACTTTATATCATTTAATGGGCCCCAAACATCTACTGAATAAAGGCCAAACTTCTCAGGTAGGCTTGCAAACCAATTCATGACTTCACCCACACACACTTTCCTAACCTCTCCTGTGTTTTAGCAAGAGCATCTGTCCAAAGCTCCCAGAAGGAGCTAAGTTCCCTTGTATCTCTAAAAACTACAGAATGTTCTCCTCTTCCCATCGCTAAAGATTCCTAGCACACTTAGAACTTCtacttatatttcaaaataaggcTAACACACCACCGTCCTCTCGCAGGCCCAGGTCCTTCAGGCTTCTATTTCACCGCTGTACCATCTTACTTCATGCCACAAAATGTGTTTGTCCCCTTCCCTAGACTGTGAATCTGTTCTACTGATCTTTGTGTACCCAGTAACTAAAATAGTACCCATCCCATACACAGGAACATGCATGTGTTTCCTAAGTaagtgaatgaaaagaaaaataggctAATGAGACAACCAGAGTTCTAGTCCCAACTTCTCAACTGCTAGCAGTTAAATGATGGGTCTGTTATGATAATTCTCTGGATTTTAGTTTCTTGTCTCACTATAGTAGCTATAAGGTTGTAATAAAGACTGaaaaattttcaaaagcaaaacAGCTATATAAGTATTAGACATAATTGGTTAAAAAGTATAGTACCATCCTTTCCATTAGAAGCTATGGAGCAATATTAACTGTGAACAGctctaattcttttattttcttttaacaaaattcataaaaataacgCAGATATTATTACAGTTTTGCAAATAGTGAAAAGTCTGAGAATCTTTCTAATTTGCCGGCTTCCTATTTAGACTGGAGGTTATTCTGAACATCAAAAGGCTGAAAGTGTAACAATGGGTCATGAACGTACCAGCTTTCTGATAGAAATTGGCTGTTTCATAGGCCAGCGCGGCGATTAGTCCTGGAGCATGCTTCAGCTCAATGGCTCGAGCAATTGTCACTGTGACCAAAACACAATCAAATGAATCTAAGTTCAATTATAAAGGCAAAAGACAGTCCAACAACCTATGTGGGGTTTTAGTCGTTTCTTCAAAGTTTTAATTTGGAAAGTAAGCTACAGAAAATGCAAACACAAAATGAGCTTGCTGGTTCTgatgccattttttattttaattttttaatgtttttattgatttgagagagaggatgagagaggaagaaagggacagAAACAAGGATGAGACAGAATCGTcaactgactgcctcctgcatgccccattgagctcgcaaccttgacctcctggctcatgggttgacgctcaaccactgagccacaccggcggagcccatttctttatttaaataaatcacgAAAGCCAATGACCAGCGAGTCACGGGAAATGACTACTGTAAAACAGCATGATGCAAGAAGAAACAAACACCTTCCAGGCTCTGGAAtcagaaataaagcaaaacaaaagcctACAGAGTTTATTGTTCTCACCTAAGTcttcatttactagtatttcctGCCACTGAGAGGGGGTAATTTCCAGGCAAGCCAAACAGTGGAGGAAGAAAAGGACTGAGCAAGGTCGAGGGGGACAAGATGAGTTACGGAATTAATTTTATTCTGTCAGAAACAACGTGAAATCCAATCCTTTTAAAAAGAGACATGGCATTGTGAGGCCTTTTTCTGCTAACTAAAAATGAAGGCAAATGCTAAAGGAAAATTATTCCTCACTGTAAATTTTTCAAAACCTAAGACTGGATTCCAGCTAattctaatttgaaaaaaaattagggggaaggtgggagcctggctgggtagttcagttggttagagcttcatcctgatatgccaaggttgtgggttccatctccggtctgggtacatacaagaaacaaccaataaatgcataaataagtgaataaaaattcaatgtttgcttctctctcccttcctatctcttaaatgaattaatttaaaaaaataatgtttgtaaATGCTGATACAGACTTTCTTTTAACAACACCTTACAACCCTCAGATACCTTCTTGAGCCTCGGCCTGACACTGAACAACGTAAGCGTCGAGGAGCCGTGCTTCCAgatctctccccttctctgcaGGCGTGAGAAGCCTTGGGATGTGACtttcctgaaagaaaaagaaaaaaaagccaaatttCTTTTAACCCAGTTGTGAGATGAAGAAAGTGGAAGCTGATGGGGATTTATCAGAAATATAGGGTGCTATcaaaaaatgtgtaaaaaaaaagaaaaacactaaacTTATAGAGAATAAAAGCTCCTGTATACTAAAACTTTCGAAGCTTTTTATAAGCttttgtaaaaataagaaattcaagAACAAAATCTGGATCATAATGGATTGGTTAGATGTGCAAATCGTATTTTCACCTTAGAAAATGTTTAACTGAAACAGTAGCCTTTTGAACGGCAGCCGGCACTGCTCTCTCATACATTAACACCTGGATATAAAGACGACTTCAATTCTACAGCTCCCTCAGGGTAACAGCTTTGTAATCACTGTAAAAGCATCTTATCTTATCCTAAGAAAACCAAACACTGGTCTCCAGGAAATAGTGGTTTAGTGAGAATGAGGTGCGGGTGATTCTGGTTGGAAGTATATTAATCTTTCTCCTAATCTCCACCTATCTTCAGGCAATTCAGTATAATGAGCGTGTGCTGATCGCCCCTGCAGTGTTCTCACTGAGACAGAGAAAACAGCAGCTCAGCTGTGCGGAAGTCTGACTGCTTCTGGCCACTGCTGCAGACAGCAATAAGAACCAGTCAGCACCAGCAATTTCAGGGCTTTGTCTTATGCCTTTTCAGAAGAGACGGAAAAATATGCAGTGAATCACGACGTGAGTTTTCTCATTGTAAAATTCACTGGTGATTTTCTGAAATGGAGACACTATTCTATAACTGGCCCCACTCATCAACACGGTACTTAACATAATGAAACCAGAACACACACTAGTACTTTTTACATAATGAATAATGCCCTCATCCTCCACCccaaagaagtaaagaaaaattactcaagcctggctggtgtcgctTAGCGGCTGAGCatccaactatgaaccaggaggtcactgtttgattcccggtcagggcacgtgcctgggttgtgggctcgactcCCAGTGcagggcgtgaaggaggcagctgatcaatgattctctctcatcattgatgtttccatctctctttccctctcccttcctctctgaaatcaataaaaaattttttaaaaattttttttcaagaattaAAGCATTAGAaatatatcttattatttttttacctttaaatgtttaaaaatcccAGCTGCAATTTTCAGGCTTCGATGGACCTCTTTTGCTTCCTCTTCTGTAATGCTAAAGACAGTGGTTACATTACTTACAGGATCAAAGCCATTTCTGGTATTAAAACCAACAACACATTATGTATCATAAAGCCAAATTAGTCATTTGTGCTTCTCACCACTAGCTTTCTCCCTTTTAGAAAATCTAACTTGACATTTAACAAATGCACATGAAAAAGACCCAAAGAGAAGAAACTACAAGTGAAAAGAGAGACGCTGTCTAGTGGTCCGAACAAAGGCTTCTTGTTTTCCCTTCCAGATGATCTTCTGTGCGCAAACGGCATCAAACGTCAGACACTTAATGCATGCACACACTTGAAAAACACATAAATACACAACAGTCACTACTCTGCTCCTGTTTAAGCCCCTTAAATTACGTTAGAGATCTTTTTACATCAGCCTACACAAttcaacttcattttttaaaaattgaatttattggggtgacactggttaataaagtgatataggtttcagatgtacagacATCATCTGGATACtgaattgtgtgttcaccactccaagtcaagtcccCCATCCATCAACTTCACTCTTAAATGGCTGCATATTAGTCCCGTGTTCAGATGCACCTGAGTTGGTAGTGGATTTCGTATTGTTAATATCTACTTTTACAATTATAAAAATTgtatctcattttatttcacAGTTCTTTAATCCTTCAGAACATCTTTTGCaacctttttatttatgtttctgtGAATTATTTATGACCTTTGATTACTTTCATTAGATGTGTTGGTCTTCTCCTTTTTGACTTGTAAGaatatacattataaaaataatctgtaATACTACAGGTGGGATAAGCCTTGGGATGTATGCATTGCACTTTTTTTTCACCCATctgtcattttataaaaataatttgtataatgCATTGCACTTTTTTTGACCcatctgtcattttaaaaattctgtttataGTACTTTTACATACTCAAATATtcaatcttttccttttcttggtttagggttttatttaaaaagaccTTCCCCATGACaagattattcattttttttcctccttttgacACTGGGCTCCATAATTCTGATGCTTAATAATGCTTTAACATTTTGAGGCAAACTTTCATTTACCAAAGTGGTACTTTTTATCAATaggctagattttttttaataacaaagcTTCATATACTGGAAAAAtaacacatatgcatataaaccATCCCCTTTTAACTTACTTTTCTTTTCCAGCCAGTCTCGAGGCATATTTGGTGTACCATAAAGCTACATTAAATCCCATGGAAATTAATTCAAAAACAGCATCCTGCTGGGCACTAGAATCATAAACATGATCATTAAGTGTTGTCAATTATTAAGACATCTCTACATGAGACCTACTGGTACATCCAACTCAAAATTATAGATAACTCTATACTaactgaaaaatgaagaaaacagtcCTTGTGTTTAACACAGACGGAGAGATAAGACACACACGCAATTAACAATGAAGGACGAAGCACACTGCCCAGTATGTACTCCATAACAGTCAGCCAAGGTTTCCGAATGTAATGCTGACAGAGGTAAGCATGAGACTAGCAGTTGTTCCCAAACGTTACTGTACATAAAGTAGCtttaaaaacacagatttctggccctaaccagtctggctcagtggatagagcatcggcctgcggactgaagggtcctgggttcgattccggtcaagggcatgtgctttggttgcgggcacatccccagtggggagtgtgcaggaggcagctgatagatgtttctctctcatcgatgtttctaactctctatccctttcccttcctctctgtaaaaaatcaataaaatatattttttaaaaaatacataaaataaaaataaaaacacagatttCTGGGACTCAATCCCAGAGAGTCAGAAAGTCTGGGAGGGGCCCAGGATCTGCATTTTTAGCAAGTACCCAATTGCTTCTGGAGCTGGTGGCTCTTATACCACATTTTTAAGGAAATGGAATTCAGAGGAGAGATGGTTTCAGGCTAAATAATTAAAGACGCTTAATGCAGCTATAGAATCTGAAGTGTGCCCTGAAAGATGGCTGCAAGGAAGCAGAGGCCGTCCCAGGTGAGGAAACAATGCTGCTAATGCACAAGACGGTCTGGCGATGTTCCTGACTGCAGAGACCCCGCTAGCTTGA
This genomic interval carries:
- the BROX gene encoding BRO1 domain-containing protein BROX isoform X2, whose translation is MTHWFHRNPLKATAPVSFNYYGVVTSPAASKICSDLRSSRARLLELFTDLSCNPEMMKTAADAYFSLLQGFINSLDESSQESKLRYIQNFKWTDTLQGQVPSITEEEAKEVHRSLKIAAGIFKHLKESHIPRLLTPAEKGRDLEARLLDAYVVQCQAEAQEVTIARAIELKHAPGLIAALAYETANFYQKADHTLSSLEPAYSAKWRKYLLLKMCFYTAYAYCYHGQTLLASDKCGEAIRSLQEAEKSFAKAEALCKEYGETKGPGPTVKPSEHLFFRKLGNLVKNTLEKCQRENGFIYFQKIPTEAPQLELKANYGLVEPVPFEFPPTSAHWTPDTLAAFDLTKRPKDDSTKPKPEDVRPVKEPDIKPQKDTGCSVS
- the BROX gene encoding BRO1 domain-containing protein BROX isoform X1; translated protein: MTHWFHRNPLKATAPVSFNYYGVVTSPAASKICSDLRSSRARLLELFTDLSCNPEMMKTAADAYFSLLQGFINSLDESSQESKLRYIQNFKWTDTLQGQVPSAQQDAVFELISMGFNVALWYTKYASRLAGKENITEEEAKEVHRSLKIAAGIFKHLKESHIPRLLTPAEKGRDLEARLLDAYVVQCQAEAQEVTIARAIELKHAPGLIAALAYETANFYQKADHTLSSLEPAYSAKWRKYLLLKMCFYTAYAYCYHGQTLLASDKCGEAIRSLQEAEKSFAKAEALCKEYGETKGPGPTVKPSEHLFFRKLGNLVKNTLEKCQRENGFIYFQKIPTEAPQLELKANYGLVEPVPFEFPPTSAHWTPDTLAAFDLTKRPKDDSTKPKPEDVRPVKEPDIKPQKDTGCSVS
- the BROX gene encoding BRO1 domain-containing protein BROX isoform X3, which translates into the protein MTHWFHRNPLKATAPVSFNYYGVVTSPAASKICSDLRSSRARLLELFTDLSCNPEMMKTAADAYFSLLQGFINSLDESSQESKLRYIQNFKWTDTLQGQVPSAQQDAVFELISMGFNVALWYTKYASRLAGKENITEEEAKEVHRSLKIAAGIFKHLKESHIPRLLTPAEKGRDLEARLLDAYVVQCQAEAQEVTIARAIELKHAPGLIAALAYETANFYQKADHTLSSLEPAYSAKWRKYLLLKMCFYTAYAYCYHGQTLLASDKCGEAIRSLQEAEKSFAKAEALCKEYGETKGPGPTVKPSEHLFFRKLGNLVKNTLEKCQRENGFISPTAGTQSKLRPGGARAFRISSYKCALDPRHAGCI